The following proteins are co-located in the Colletotrichum lupini chromosome 4, complete sequence genome:
- a CDS encoding AMP-binding enzyme: protein MLVDAVNMDAPMKMDRNPPGQLPKACCVPGLYLEAKSSYMHYLGLIEAFSARHRTRSAQPAAFPSPVLSDQDTQVSIPASSKSWPTDTAAATAAFASFFSISPALSPSPSPPSPPLDSRYGLRDHDRSPELYPATPRLSTAPSSRYVPRLPLRPRDPRLSIRYPAHPFTTKTLTGFLSFSIQPRLSRLHLPASPTRLLSLILSIAPQPAASCSIHLIRTTSHPTLSTTATLFQSYNPIPSLFTHKSAMLTPRRAVAVAAFLLIVFYLISSSHDTTPAVKAPVAASNHDTTDSKTSSYTPASADGEIKPSAPKVATQKPMMDMSKMSLYDKLAYQYPYDPETRFPAYIWQTWKWTPAEQQFNFREQEASWSEQHPGFVHEVITDKVAVNLLRLLYASVPEVLKAYDALPLPVLKADFFRYLILLARGGIYSDIDTYAIKSALEWIPERVPRESVGLVIGIEADPDRPDWKDWYSRRIQFCQWTIQSKPGHPVLREIVVRITQEALKRKKAGELDNIADKSVVEFTGPAIWTDAIFDYFNDPRYFNMKNSKGAIDWQNFTGMETSKKVGDVVVLPITSFSPGVRQMGAKDYDDPMAFVKHDFEGTWKPEELRHIGEQNEDGEAEKGPHGVNWEMGRKWPPEANVRRGERPQKVWEQLATPIASGYPLSPLVNKQWIHNHLGINLPTAWPRNPSRLSRRVILRLTPGQSHIAGYNPARVLRISYAGEEEWKRDWTDRTKKRAESSNLFSPPCFEGYIVLYPDALEYLDELNTFFGFLDLVKHLFGLNLWVTEPRLSAGKLQQRQRRHLRKMMLSTAGYVRLATGPVARTTARRRCAGLRPGAVVAEVGQRRRLSSGYEGLSFSLGPEDLISSQLEDDNFLEFTNSRPHSLTCKTTPPLLTQTIPQHFSQIVSQHGDLPAVTARSPTPNSSSASPAATTTTLTYAALDTLSNTLAHGLRSLGVRKGDRLAVSLGNGAEFAALTYAAFKLGAVLVPLNPGFNAKQVGAALRHLGVEVLVIGKVTDLPYKPCRGRSNLELLRTLVPDLDKGGGVVESEVVPSLRRVVVLDNAGFHPEVEFAGGFKALTPYEVLLESGGATRAVVPDAPLKPDDTINIQFTSGTTSQPKAAMLTHTSILNNGHLIAQRMGLVPGDRIVVPPPLFHCFGCVLGYMATATTGPGILFPSPAFDPSATLRMVADYDATGLYGVSTMFVAVLEALAGGGVVKKEDMPRGLRKGIAAGSSVPESLMRRLYEVLGLRDLVICYGMTETSPVSCMTAPDDGFDKRTGSVGRAMPHTAVKIVDPADRGRVVKRGERGELAAAGYLVMKGYWGDEERTAEVRREEEDGRVWMYSGDEARMDEDGYVEITGRIKDLIIRGGENIHPLEVENCLFQMEGVKEVSVVGVPDEKLGESVAAFVVLKKGWKGEGGDGAAEGVNLITRDEARAWVREHLSSHLVPKHVFWVDDYPKTPSGKIQKFKLRDMAKDLLEGKK, encoded by the exons ATGTTGGTGGATGCTGTTAATATGGATGCGCCGATGAAGATGGACAGGAATCCACCAGGTCAATTACCAAAAGCTTGCTGCGTCCCTGGTCTTTATCTCGAAGCGAAATCGAGCTACATGCAT TACCTTGGATTGATTGAGGCGTTTTCAGCACGGCACCGTACCCGTTCTGCACAGCCTGCCGCCTTCCCGAGTCCCGTCTTATCGGACCAGGACACGCAAGTCAGCATCCCGGCGTCATCCAAGTCGTGGCCTACGGATACCGCCGCAGCCACAGCCGCATTCGCATCTTTTTTCTCCATCTCACCCGCCCTCTcaccctcgccctcgccgccATCGCCCCCCCTAGACTCTAGATACGGACTACGGGACCACG ATCGATCGCCGGAACTCTATCCAGCTACTCCCCGACTATCGACGGCCCCATCTTCGAGGTATGTTCCTCGTCTGCCATTACGTCCCCGGGACCCACGCCTCTCTATTCGCTACCCAGCTCATCCCTTCACCACCAAAACCTTGACAGGCTTCCTCTCCTTTTCCATCCAGCCCAGACTTTCCAGACTTCATTTACCTGCCAGCCCTACCCGCTTGCTGTCACTTATCCTCAGCATTGCGCCTCAACCTGCTGCCTCTTGCTCCATTCACCTAATCA GAACCACGTCGCATCCGACTCTATCTACGACAGCCACTCTTTTCCAATCCTACAATCCGATT CCGTCACTCTTTACACATAAATCCGCAATGCTCACACCTCGAAGAGCCGTCGCGGTCGCCGCGTTCCTCTTAATCGTTTTCTACCTAATTTCCTCCTCCCACGACACAACACCTGCTGTCAAGGCACCAGTCGCTGCCTCGAACCATGATACGACCGACTCGAAAACGTCCTCATACACCCCTGCCTCCGCCGACGGCGAGATTAAGCCCTCTGCTCCCAAGGTTGCGACGCAAAAGCCCATGATGGACATGTCCAAGATGTCCTTGTACGACAAGCTGGCATACCAATACCCCTATGACCCCGAAACGCGTTTCCCGGCCTACATTTGGCAGACATGGAAGTGGACACCTGCTGAGCAACAATTCAACTTCCGCGAGCAGGAAGCCAGTTGGTCAGAACAGCACCCTGGCTTCGTGCACGAGGTCATTACCGACAAGGTCGCAGTCAACCTGCTGCGCCTCCTATACGCGTCCGTCCCCGAGGTTCTCAAGGCGTACGACGCTCTTCCTCTGCCCGTCCTGAAGGCCGACTTCTTCCGATACCTGATCCTGCTTGCGCGCGGCGGCATCTACTCCGACATTGATACCTACGCTATCAAATCTGCCCTTGAGTGGATTCCCGAACGCGTTCCCCGGGAGAGCGTCGGTCTCGTTATTGGCATTGAGGCTGATCCTGACCGCCCTGATTGGAAGGACTGGTACAGTCGTCGTATTCAGTTCTGCCAATGGACCATTCAATCCAAGCCCGGGCACCCTGTCCTGCGCGAGATTGTTGTTCGCATCACTCAGGAAGCTTTGAAGCGCAAGAAGGCAGGCGAGCTGGACAACATTGCCGACAAGAGCGTTGTCGAGTTCACTGGACCTGCGATTTGGACCGACGCCATCTTCGACTACTTCAACGACCCCCGATACTTTAACATGAAGAACTCCAAGGGAGCTATTGACTGGCAGAACTTCACGGGTATGGAGACGTCCAAGAAGGTGGGCGATGTGGTGGTTCTCCCCATCACGAGTTTCAGCCCTGGCGTGCGACAGATGGGTGCCAAGGATTACGACGATCCTATGGCCTTTGTGAAGCACGACTTTGAGG GTACTTGGAAGCCCGAAGAGCTTCGCCACATTGGCGAGCAAAACGAGGATG GAGAAGCAGAGAAGGGACCTCACGGGGTGAATTGGGAGATGGGCAGAAAATGGCCTCCAGAGGCGAACGTCCGGCGAGGCGAAAGGCCGCAAAAGGTTTGGGAACAGCT TGCTACACCAATTGCATCGGGGTACCCTCTTTCTCCACTGGTGAACAAACAATGGATTCACAACCATCTAGGTATCAACCTGCCGACA GCGTGGCCTCGAAACCCGTCGAGGCTGTCACGGCGCGTCATTCTGCGCCTGACACCCGGCCAATCCCACATCGC CGGGTACAACCCCGCACGGGTTCTCCGCATTAGCT ACGCGGGAGAGGAGGAGTGGAAGAGAGACTGGACGGACCGGACGAAGAAGAGGGCCGAGAGTTCCAACCTCTTCTCCCCGCCTTGCTTTGAAGGATACATTGTACTTTACCCAGACGCACTCGAATATCTCGACGAATT AAATACCTTTTTTGGATTTTTGGATTTAGTCAAGCACCTTTTTGGTTTAAACCTTTGGGTTACAGAGCCGAGGTTGAGCGCGGGTAAGCTTCAACAACGACAACGACGACATCTACGGAAGATGATGCTCTCGACGGCTGGATACGTTCGTCTGGCGACGGGTCCCGTGGCGCGGACTACGGCGCGGCGAAGGTGTGCCGGTTTGAGGCCCGGTGCCGTCGTTGCCGAAGTTGGGCAGCGGAGGAGGCTGTCTTCGGGGTATGAAGGGTTGAGTTTCAGTCTGGGTCCTGAGGAT CTCATCTCATCTCAGCtcga AGATGATAATTTCCTGGAATTCACAAACTCGCGACCTCACTCGCTCACCTGCAAGACGACA CCCCCCCTCCTAACCCAAACAATCCCCCAGCACTTTTCCCAAATCGTCTCTCAACACGGCGACCTCCCCGCCGTCACAGCCCGCAGCCCAACCCCAAACTCATCATCCGCCTCCCCGGCGGCAACGACAACAACCCTAACCTACGCCGCCCTCGACACCCTCTCAAACACCCTAGCCCACGGCCTCCGCTCCCTCGGCGTCCGCAAAGGCGACCGCCTCGCCGTCTCCCTCGGCAACGGCGCCGAGTTCGCCGCGCTCACCTACGCGGCCTTCAAGCTCGGCGCCGTGCTCGTGCCATTGAACCCGGGTTTCAATGCGAAGCAGGTTGGCGCCGCGCTGCGACATCTGGGCGTCGAAGTGCTCGTCATTGGCAAGGTTACGGATCTGCCGTATAAGCCGTGTCGGGGACGGAGCAACCTCGAGCTACTGAGGACGCTGGTGCCGGATTTGGATAAGGGCGGGGGAGTGGTGGAGAGCGAGGTTGTCCCGAGTTTGCGAAGGGTCGTGGTGTTGGATAATGCTGGGTTTCATCCCGAGGTGGAATTTGCTGGTGGTTTCAAGGCGCTGACGCCGTATGAGGTTCTACTCGAGTCTGGGGGTGCGACGAGGGCGGTTGTGCCCGATGCGCCGCTGAAGCCGGACGACACGATCAATATCCAGTTCACGTCGGGGACGACATCTCAACCGAAAGCGGCGATGCTGACGCACACTTCGATCCTTAATAACGGACACCTCATCGCGCAGAGGATGGGTCTGGTGCCAGGTGACAGGATCGTCGTGCCGCCGCCGTTGTTCCACTGTTTCGGGTGCGTGTTGGGATACATGGCGACCGCGACGACGGGGCCGGGGATCCTGTTCCCCAGTCCGGCCTTTGACCCGTCTGCCACGCTGAGGATGGTGGCTGACTACGACGCGACGGGACTATACGGTGTCTCGACCATGTTTGTCGCCGTGCTGGAGGCGTTGGCGGGCGGCGGGGTGGTGAAGAAGGAGGATATGCCAAGGGGTCTGAGAAAGGGCATCGCGGCGGGGAGTTCGGTGCCGGAGAGTTTGATGAGAAGATTGTACGAGGTTCTCGGGCTACGGGACCTGGTGATTTGCTACGGGATGACGGAGACGAGTCCCGTGAGCTGTATGACGGCCCCCGACGACGGGTTCGATAAGAGGACGGGGAGCGTGGGGAGGGCGATGCCGCATACGGCGGTGAAGATTGTTGATCCTGCGGACCGGGGACGGGTTGTGAAGCGCGGGGAGAGGGGGGAGCTCGCGGCGGCGGGGTACCTTGTTATGAAGGGGTACTGGGGGGACGAGGAGCGGACGGCGGAGGTGAGGagggaggaagaggatgggCGGGTGTGGATGTACAGCGGGGACGAGGCGCGGATGGACGAGGATGGGTATGTCGAGATTACGGGGCGGATCAAGGATTTGATTATTAGGGGCGGGGAGAATATTCACCCCCTCGAGGTTGAGAATTGTTTGTTCCAGATGGAAGGGGTTAAGGAGGTTTCTGTGGTGGGCGTGCCGGATGAGAAGTTGGGGGAAAGCGTTGCTGCGTTTGTAGTTTTGAAGAAGGGCTGGAAAGGGGAGGGTGGTGATGGTGCTGCGGAAGGGGTGAATTTGATTACGAGGGACGAGGCGAGGGCTTGGGTTAGGGAGCACCTGTCGAGTCATCTTGTGCCCAAGCATGTCTTCTGGGTGGATGATTATCCCAAGACGCCGAGTGGAAAGATTCAAAAGTTCAAGCTGCGGGATATGGCAAAGGATCTGCTCGAAGGGAAGAAGTAG
- a CDS encoding copper amine oxidase, producing MAPHPLTALSGDEFRAARDIISKLFDQDVSLFFRCIYLRAKEGGAPRVQYDVIRSGKRPEYTQSVVDLKTGRELDRTVAAPHFQTSYTPDEFGIFQDACVASQIFKDAMAEFSLPENFTVTIDPWPYGGPDEDEGDIARLMQGLVFARDASKNNVDSNHYAYPIPIIPVMDIATRKILRVDRLATGAAGDGLAPQPRAAEPKSLFANNISSEYVPELLEIPQREDLKPINITQPEGASFAIQPDNLVEWQKWRFRLGFTPREGAVLHDLCYDNRPVLYRLSYSELTVPYGDPCPPYQRKQAFDLGDGGFGRVANNLELGCDCLGAIHYFDALMADTEGNPTVAKAVVCLHEQDNGIGWKHTNFRTNRAVVTRLRELVVQCVVTLANYEYVFAYKLDTAGGITLETRATGIMSVVAVDEGKKESAYGAVVAPGVLAQNHQHIFAVRIDPAVDSYAEGDTRVVVEESVPVPLNKETNPYGNYYEIRKQVVEKASWIDAEPKLNRVIKFENRTKKNAMSGRNVGFKLTPSASQLLLADETSQVSKRAKYARHHVWVTGHRDDELWAAGEYTNQSREEVGGVWDMVQRGDWFEDEREANGDGSGGGEGRKSSPVVWSVFGLTHNPRVEDWPVMPVEIHHLTIRPADFFTSNPALDMPTNKNKTSVIVPCCGGQETNGANRDSKEGEQAVQEAALTHLQGPGPDVPAAEAGAHVEGRD from the exons ATGGCTCCTCACCCCTTGACGGCGTTATCTGGAGACGAGTTCAGAGCGGCAAGAGACATCATTTCCAAGCTCTTTGACCAAGACGTCTCGCTCTTCTTCAGATGTATCTACCTGAGAGCCAAAGAAGGAGGAGCTC CAAGGGTTCAATACGATGTTATTAGGAGCGGCAAGAGGCCAGAATATACCCAATCTGTGGTAGACCTCAAGACCGGCCGTGAGCTAGACAGAACTGTGGCTGCACCGCACTTCCAAACCAGCTATACCCC CGATGAGTTTGGAATCTTCCAAGACGCCTGTGTGGCATCTCAAATATTCAAAGACGCCATGGCCGAGTTCTCTCTCCCGGAGAACTTTACCGTCACAATCGACCCCTGGCCCTATGGTGGTCCGGACGAGGACGAAGGGGACATTGCCCGCCTGATGCAGGGCCTCGTCTTCGCGCGCGACGCCTCCAAGAACAACGTCGACTCGAACCATTACGCCTACCCGATCCCGATCATCCCCGTCATGGATATAGCCACCCGCAAGATCCTCCGCGTCGACCGCCTCGCCACCGGCGCTGCAGGCGACGGCCTCGCCCCCCAACCGCGTGCTGCGGAACCAAAGTCCCTCTTCGCCAACAACATTTCCTCCGAGTACGTCCCAGAGCTCCTCGAGATCCCGCAGCGCGAGGACCTAAAGCCCATCAACATCACCCAGCCCGAGGGCGCCTCCTTTGCCATCCAGCCGGACAACCTCGTCGAGTGGCAAAAGTGGCGGTTCCGCCTCGGCTTCACCCCCCGCGAGGGCGCTGTGCTACACGACCTCTGCTACGATAACCGCCCCGTGTTGTATCGTCTAAGCTACAGCGAGCTGACAGTGCCCTACGGCGACCCTTGTCCGCCCTATCAGCGCAAGCAGGCCTTTGACCTCGGCGACGGAGGCTTCGGCCGCGTGGCCAATAACCTCGAGCTCGGCTGCGACTGCCTCGGCGCGATCCACTACTTTGACGCCCTGATGGCCGACACGGAGGGGAACCCGACGGTGGCGAAGGCCGTGGTCTGCCTCCACGAGCAGGACAACGGGATCGGGTGGAAGCACACCAACTTCCGCACGAACCGGGCCGTGGTCACGAGGCTGCGGGAGCTCGTTGTGCAGTGCGTCGTCACGCTGGCCAACTACGAGTACGTGTTTGCGTACAAGCTCGACACGGCGGGCGGGATCACGCTCGAGACGCGGGCAACGGGGATCATGTCTGTCGTGGCGGTGGACGAGGGCAAGAAAGAGTCTGCGTACGGCGCCGTCGTTGCGCCGGGCGTGCTGGCGCAGAATCACCAGCACATCTTTGCTGTGAGGATTGATCCTGCGGTGGACTCGTACGCCGAGGGGGATACGCGCGTCGTTGTGGAGGAGAGCGTACCTGTGCCTTTGAATAAGGAGACGAACCCGTATGGCAACTACTACGAGATTCGGAAGCAGGTTGTCGAGAAGGCAAGTTGGATCGATGCGGAGCCAAAACTGAACAGGGTGATCAAATTTGAGAACCGGACGAAGAAGAATGCCATGTCGGGTAGGAACGTGGGGTTCAAGCTTACGCCGTCTGCGTCGCAGCTGTTACTGGCGGACGAGACGAGCCAGGTGTCGAAGCGGGCCAAGTATGCGAGGCATCATGTCTGGGTTACGGGACACCGCGATGACGAGCTGTGGGCGGCTGGGGAGTATACGAACCAGAGTCGGGAGGAGGTTGGTGGGGTGTGGGATATGGTTCAGAGGGGGGACTGGTTTGAGGACGAGCGTGAGGCGAATGGGGATggcagtggtggtggtgagggCAGGAAGAGTAGTCCTGTCGTCTGGAGTGTGTTTGGGTTGACGCACAACCCTCGAGTGGAGGATTGGCCTGTGAT GCCCGTCGAGATACACCATCTCACCATCCGACCAGCAGACTTCTTCACCTCGAATCCGGCGCTCGATATGCCCACCAACAAGAACAAGACGAGTGTAATTGTTCCGTGTTGCGGGGGACAGGAGACCAACGGGGCGAATAGAGATAGCAAGGAAGGCGAGCAGGCAGTACAGGAGGCTGCCCTGACTCATCTTCAGGGGCCTGGACCGGATGTTCCTGCTGCGGAGGCTGGAGCGCATGTTGAGGGGCGAGACTAA
- a CDS encoding dynein light intermediate chain, protein MPRLFLGGRIALSLPACCNVTACTLAPVGKTAGPELKSPDTLRKGHEKALASSWTETPRPQTHDFHPNPSHASSSATNTIMTASANRVSTYTSASAGSDGRNGEKKDLWSSMLDNVASSKRLPEKNMIVLGGSPESQKEFVESLSHSSEKRSLDRNSSKTPPIANSFALGYTYYDVLDADQEDILARISLYMLSNPSESFPKLIQPLITPETIPNTLMVVLLDWSTPHLWMRQLREWILFMRSILESSSHECQATMEEVMVAWRDRGRGGGSTNLDGTGATTSEGDVALPLGPGEWEEGIGLPLCVVCQNAEKMEGLEKTQGWKEGDFDQVLQYLRTVLLRHGASLIYTTPNVPSSLPSLVHSSLGITSLLKRQPLKHNTIDRDKILVPPNWDSWGKIRVLRDGFDVEATSQGWSHDLQSTFPSPAMTTDGLSILAKAKADGDYNGEVLSSAVAPFEDWIRDLSQAGSAISFAGRDGDPSQLEMSSTDTQEFLGSSLQTLETHRSRSNDDKKADASKSRTGQRTDESDSSALRQGADDGKVSQHIGPVQFNMGGIQVDADDMVQRLKDRQANSATQDPTTPPADTAEENPDEMDNDKLQAFFSGLMNRKQPANGSPRGGSGGGWARFSQVSNHFKEYRLTTIVAAELIASKVTLVLSGWEYLMDSISTQETLVCTGV, encoded by the exons ATGCCTAGACTTTTCTTAGGTGGTCGCATAGCACTGTCA CTGCCCGCGTGCTGCAATGTCACTGCCTGCACTTTAGCTCCCGTCGGGAAAACAGCCGGTCCGGAGCTCAAATCCCCCGACACTTTGAGGAAGGGGCATGAGAAAGCGCTGGCGAG TTCCTGGACCGAGACACCACGTCCACAGACCCACGATTTCCACCCAAACCCCTCTCATGCGTCCTCCTCAGCGACCAACACAATCATGACGGCAAGCGCAAATCGGGTGTCGACGTACACCTCGGCTTCCGCAGGGTCAGACGGCCGCAATGGAGAGAAGAAGGACCTCTGGAGCTCCATGCTCGACAACGTAGCCAGCAGCAAACGGCTACCGGAGAAGAACATGATCGTGCTGGGAGGCTCACCAGAGTCGCAAAAGGAATTTGTCGAGTCCCTGTCACACAGCAGCGAGAAGCGAAGTCTGGATCGCAACAGTTCAAAGACGCCTCCCATTGCAAACAGCTTCGCTCTCGGGTATACCTACTACGACGTCCTGGATGCCGACCAAGAAG ACATACTTGCGCGGATTTCTCTCTACATGCTTTCGAACCCCTCAGAATCGTTCCCGAAACTTATTCAGCCACTCATTACACCCGAGACGATACCAAATACCCTAATGGTGGTGCTCCTTGACTGGTCTACACCACACTTGTGGATGCGCCAACTGAGAGAATGGATTTTGTTCATGCGCAGCATCCTCGAGAGCTCGAGCCACGAGTGTCAAGCGACGATGGAGGAGGTGATGGTCGCATGGCGAGATAGGGGCAGGGGAGGCGGCTCGACGAACCTTGACGGCACGGGAGCGACCACTAGCGAAGGCGATGTCGCACTGCCTCTTGGGCCTGGTGAATGGGAAGAAGGCATAGGTCTGCCGCTCTGCGTGGTCTGCCAGAAC GCGGAGAAGATGGAGGGTCTGGAGAAGACGCAAGGGTGGAAGGAGGGTGACTTCGACCAGGTTCTGCAGTATCTCAGGACAGTGCTGCTGAGGC ACGGCGCCTCGCTCATTTACACCACACCAAACGTCCCTTCGTCATTACCGAGTCTGGTGCACTCGAGCCTGGGCATCACCTCCTTACTAAAACGACAACCGTTGAAGCACAACACAATTGACAGAGACAAAATCCTGGTGCCGCCAAACTGGGACTCTTGGGGCAAGATCCGCGTGCTGAGGGATGGATTCGATGTTGAGGCGACCAGCCAGGGCTGGTCGCATGACCTGCAGTCCACTTTCCCTTCACCTGCGATGACGACGGACGGCCTGAGTATTTTGGCCAAGGCGAAGGCAGACGGGGACTACAATGGCGAAGTTTTGTCCTCAGCAGTGGCGCCGTTCGAAGACTGGATCCGTGATCTCAGCCAAGCCGGCAGCGCGATCTCATTCGCAGGTCGGGACGGCGACCCGTCGCAGCTGGAGATGTCATCGACCGATACGCAAGAGTTCCTCGGTTCCAGTCTACAGACTCTGGAAACGCACCGCAGCCGAAGTAACGACGACAAGAAGGCAGACGCCTCTAAGTCGAGAACAGGACAGCGGACCGATGAGTCGGATTCCAGTGCGTTGCGGCAGGGAGCCGACGACGGCAAGGTCAGCCAGCACATTGGGCCTGTGCAGTTTAACATGGGAGGCATCCAGGTGGATGCCGACGACATGGTGCAGCGGCTTAAG GACCGTCAGGCAAACAGTGCTACACAGGATCCCACCACGCCACCGGCTGACACCGCCGAGGAGAATCCTGATGAGATGGACAACGACAAGCTCCAGGCTTTCTTCAGCGGCTTGATGAACCGTAAACAACCTGCCAATGGCAGCCCCCGTGGCGGCTC TGGCGGCGGTTGGGCGAGATTCAGTCAGGTCAGCAATCA TTTTAAGGAGTACAGGTTGACGACTATTGTGGCAGCGGAGCTGATTGCTTCTAAAGTTACCCTGGTACTCAGTGGCTGGGAGTATCTAATGGATTCCATTAGCACACAAGAAACGCTCGTTTGT ACAGGGGTTTAA
- a CDS encoding RNA recognition domain-containing protein has product MNKIRAIQELNKKEIEHGISPEGSWHVDYRDTAYIYFGGLPYEMSEGDVITIFSQFGEPVWLKLARDKETGKSKGFGWLKYEDQRSTDLAVDNLGGATIGGSRMISVDHARYKFRDDEDPDEGKVDWATVVKQEGGDKTDEGSDEDEEEEQRPMLPEERELALLIRDHDEDDPMKAFLIEEKKEEIKEALRRRDDKSERRRKHKHHHRSHRSRRHDSDEEMRDADRDEDRHRSRRSRRDDTPDDRDRRDGERSSRRHGHRGEDRDRGSKRDDGSRRERDRSRDRRDRDRDRDRGEDGERRRERRHRDRDGSDERQPKRHRDRDDERRHTRRSRTRSKSP; this is encoded by the exons ATGAACAAAATTCGCGCCATTCAGGAGCTCAACAAAAAGGAGATTGAACATGGAAT CTCCCCCGAAGGCTCCTGGCACGTCGACTACCGCGACACGGCGTACATCTACTTTGGCGGGCTCCCCTACGAAATGTCCGAAGGCGATGTGATCACAATTTTCTCCCAATTCGGCGAGCCCGTCTGGCTCAAGCTCGCCCGCGACAAAGAGACGGGCAAATCGAAAGGCTTCGGTTGGCTCAAGTACGAAGACCAGCGCAGTACCGACCTGGCGGTCGATAACCTCGGCGGCGCGACGATTGGCGGCAGCCGCATGATCAGCGTAGACCACGCACGCTACAAGTTCCGCGACGACGAGGACCCGGACGAGGGCAAGGTGGACTGGGCGACGGTCGTGAAGCAGGAAGGGGGCGACAAGACGGACGAGGGGTCAgacgaggacgaagaggaggagcAACGGCCGATGTTGCCTGAGGAGAGGGAACTTGCGCTACTGATTCGGGACCATGACGAGGACGACCCCATGAAGGCTTTCTTGatcgaggagaagaaggaagagATCAAGGAAGCGCTGCGGCGGCGAGATGACAAGTctgagaggaggaggaagcacAAGCATCATCATCGTTCACACAGGTCGCGCAGGCACGACAGCGATGAGGAGATGAGGGATGCGGATCGTGACGAGGATAGGCATCGCAGCCGGAGGTCTCGTCGTGATGACACTCCAGACGACAGAGACCGCAGAGATGGCGAGAGGAGTTCGCGACGCCACGGGCATCGTGGCGAAGATCGGGATAGGGGATCGAAAAGGGATGATGGGAGTCGGAGAGAGAGGGACCGGTCAAGAGATAGACGTGATCGAGATCGGGACCGTGATCGAGGCGAGGACGGCGAGAGGAGGAGAGAGCGCCGGCATCGTGACCGCGATGGCTCGGACGAACGCCAGCCCAAAAGACATAGAGACCGTGATGATGAGCGGCGGCATACAAGGCGAAGTAGAACTAGGAGCAAGTCACCTTAG
- a CDS encoding WD repeat domain-containing phosphoinositide-interacting protein 4: MSIFPFEFRDSVAAPSSTMNTRPPIETAPSTVVLSVSFNSDASCFSVGLNSGICIFHTKSCLLKASRDFNAGIGLVEMMGTTNYLALVGGGRQPKFSSTKTIIWDDMKGRVAIEIASLTPVRGVRIGRNRIVVALQNSVRVYSFAKPPDLLSVYETTNNPLGLVAMSDKTIAFPGRTVGQIQLVDIGTGNVSIIPAHSSALRAIQVSSDGELLATASEMGTLIRVFATSNCARLAELRRGVDPATIFSLGFSPEGTKLACTSDKSTLHVFDVPHPKKPMTAPTSPSASQMAGSGILAGRPADDGKGRWGFLGKIPLMPRMFSDVYSFASAPFEAGDDPLIGGLPMSEQTTLGTTRPQKGVIGWITEDSLVVIGAGHDARWEKFVISKGEDGRRYVVREGWKRYLGSAS, encoded by the exons GCACCCTCTTCCACAATGAATACTCGTCCACCTATAGAGACGGCGCCCTCGACAGTCGTGCTTTCTGTTTCCTTCAACAGTGATGCCAGCTGCTTCTCGGTTGGTCTGAACTCAGGAATATGCA TCTTCCACACCAAGTCTTGCCTTCTCAAGGCATCTAGAG ACTTCAATGCCGGTATCGGTCTGGTCGAGATGATGGGGACCACAAATTACCTGGCGCTCGTCGGCGGCGGTAGACAACCCAAGTTCAGTAGCACCAAG ACCATTATCTGGGACGACATGAAGGGTAGAGTCGCCATAGAGATCGCCTCTCTTACACCAGTGCGGGGCGTTCGGATTGGTCGAAACCGTATCGTCGTAGCGCTCCAGAACAGTGTACGCGTTTACTCGTTTGCGAAGCCTCCCGACCTACTGTCAGTGTACGAAACCACCAACAACCCTCTCGGACTCGTTGCCATGTCAGACAAGACTATTGCATTCCCGGGTAGAACTGTCGGGCAGATACAGCTCGTCGACATCGGGACCGGCAACGTCAGCATCATCCCCGCTCACTCATCTGCCCTCCGTGCCATTCAGGTAAGCTCAGACGGCGAGCTTCTGGCCACAGCGAGCGAGATGGGCACTCTGATCAGAGTCTTCGCCACAAGTAATTGTGCCCGGCTCGCCGAGTTGAGACGGGGCGTTGATCCTGCCACCATCTTCTCTCTCGGCTTCAGCCCCGAGGGTACGAAGCTAGCCTGCACATCAGATAAGTCGACACTGCACGTGTTCGACGTCCCGCACCCGAAAAAGCCCATGACAGCACCGACCAGCCCTTCAGCGTCACAGATGGCGGGATCCGGCATTCTCGCGGGTAGACCAGCCGACGACGGCAAGGGCCGCTGGGGCTTCCTAGGCAAGATCCCCTTGATGCCGCGGATGTTCTCGGACGTATACTCTTTCGCATCCGCGCCATTCGAAGCAGGCGACGATCCCCTAATCGGCGGCCTGCCCATGTCAGAACAGACGACACTAGGAACGACAAGGCCGCAGAAAGGCGTGATCGGATGGATCACCGAGGACAGTCTGGTGGTGATTGGTGCCGGACATGATGCCAGATGGGAGAAGTTTGTGATATCCAAAGGAGAGGACGGACGCCGATACGTCGTTCGAGAGGGTTGGAAGCGATACTTGGGTAGCGCTTCATGA